From Streptomyces sp. NBC_00690, a single genomic window includes:
- the cas7e gene encoding type I-E CRISPR-associated protein Cas7/Cse4/CasC: MRAENTPEDPMALPASRTYIDIHILQTVPPANLNRDDQGNPKEAYFGGVRRSRVSSQAWKRATRTHFTERLPRQDLATRTRRVAAALAEQIADGDTCDAQTAARLANALLAPLKISAGKKEGDTAYLFFYGRRQLAAVASLVRDRVAKLAVLDDTALAEEIKKLPVQEKFSSGHPVDVALFGRMVADIPALNVDAATQVAHALSTHAVELEFDYFTAVDDEQKKGEETGAGMIGTIGFNSATLYRYASVGLHQLRANLSDEEATINAVGEFLTSFARSMPTGYGNSFAHRTLPSLVAVVVRTDQPVNLVSAFEEPIAVPSGIAAASARSLAQEHARAVRAWGDTPALTALCHTFDESDDTAKLLESAFGEAIAFPELLSRVRSHLAQVPQRAAR; encoded by the coding sequence ATGCGAGCCGAGAACACCCCGGAGGACCCCATGGCGCTCCCCGCGTCCCGTACCTACATCGACATTCACATCCTTCAGACCGTCCCGCCCGCCAATCTCAACCGTGATGACCAGGGCAATCCGAAGGAGGCGTACTTCGGCGGGGTCCGTCGCTCCCGGGTCTCCTCCCAGGCGTGGAAGCGTGCCACCCGCACCCACTTCACCGAGCGACTGCCCCGGCAGGACCTGGCGACCCGTACCCGTCGGGTGGCCGCCGCGCTGGCCGAGCAGATCGCCGACGGCGACACCTGCGATGCCCAGACTGCGGCCCGTCTCGCGAACGCCCTGCTCGCACCGCTGAAGATCAGCGCGGGCAAGAAGGAGGGCGACACCGCCTATCTCTTCTTCTACGGCCGCCGCCAACTCGCCGCCGTGGCCTCCCTCGTACGCGACCGGGTCGCGAAACTCGCAGTGCTGGACGACACCGCGTTGGCCGAGGAGATCAAGAAGCTCCCGGTGCAGGAGAAGTTCAGCTCCGGGCACCCCGTGGACGTCGCCCTCTTCGGTCGGATGGTCGCCGACATCCCCGCCCTGAACGTCGACGCCGCGACCCAGGTGGCACATGCCCTGTCGACCCATGCGGTGGAGCTGGAGTTCGACTACTTCACCGCCGTCGACGACGAGCAGAAGAAGGGGGAGGAGACCGGCGCCGGCATGATCGGCACCATCGGCTTCAACTCCGCGACCCTCTACCGCTATGCGTCGGTGGGGCTCCACCAGCTCCGCGCGAACCTCTCCGACGAGGAAGCGACGATCAATGCCGTGGGGGAGTTCCTCACCTCCTTCGCCCGCTCCATGCCCACCGGCTACGGCAACTCCTTCGCCCACCGCACACTGCCCAGCCTGGTCGCCGTCGTCGTACGCACCGACCAGCCGGTCAACCTGGTTTCCGCCTTCGAGGAGCCCATCGCCGTCCCCTCGGGCATCGCCGCCGCCTCCGCTCGCAGCCTTGCCCAGGAGCACGCCAGAGCCGTCAGGGCCTGGGGCGACACCCCCGCGCTCACCGCCCTCTGCCACACCTTCGACGAGTCCGACGACACGGCGAAGCTGCTGGAGAGCGCCTTCGGCGAAGCGATCGCCTTCCCCGAACTCCTGTCCCGGGTCCGGTCCCACCTCGCCCAAGTCCCCCAGCGGGCCGCACGATGA
- the cas5e gene encoding type I-E CRISPR-associated protein Cas5/CasD, producing the protein MSGPHERPAVLLLRLAGPLQAWGSRSAFNRRETGAEPTKSGVIGLLAAAAGYAREDPLDELLPLRLGVRVDQPGTLLRDYHTVSDYRGRPLPQAGVTAKGIQKPTAPAKNTHVTTRYYLQDAVFLAAVAGPRELLTGLDGAVRAPAFPLALGRRSCPPTQPISLGLRAAELEEALRAEPWQASRRAREQYAKQWGRDRGSSGSLYPARVDRSVTVEDPDGDDVLHDAPVSFDPRARRFTSRRVRHGWLSIPTGFPRTDDLDPEGATDDGATSAGHDPFALLGW; encoded by the coding sequence ATGAGCGGTCCTCACGAGCGCCCGGCGGTCCTGCTCCTCAGATTGGCCGGGCCCCTTCAAGCGTGGGGCTCACGCAGCGCCTTCAACCGTCGGGAGACGGGCGCCGAGCCCACCAAGTCCGGTGTGATCGGACTACTCGCCGCCGCCGCTGGATACGCCCGTGAAGACCCTCTGGACGAACTGCTGCCGCTGCGTCTCGGCGTCCGCGTGGACCAGCCGGGCACTCTGCTGCGCGACTACCACACGGTCAGCGACTACCGGGGCCGCCCGTTGCCCCAGGCCGGGGTCACCGCCAAGGGGATCCAGAAGCCGACGGCACCGGCGAAGAACACCCATGTCACCACCCGCTACTACCTCCAGGACGCCGTCTTCCTCGCCGCCGTCGCCGGCCCGCGCGAACTACTGACCGGCCTGGACGGTGCGGTGCGCGCGCCCGCCTTCCCCCTTGCCCTCGGCCGCCGCTCCTGCCCGCCGACGCAGCCCATCTCCCTCGGATTGCGCGCGGCCGAGTTGGAGGAAGCGCTTCGGGCGGAGCCTTGGCAGGCGTCCCGGCGAGCCCGTGAGCAGTACGCCAAGCAGTGGGGTCGAGACCGGGGCAGCAGTGGCTCCCTCTACCCGGCACGCGTCGACCGCTCGGTCACCGTCGAAGACCCGGACGGCGATGACGTACTGCACGACGCACCCGTCTCCTTCGACCCTCGCGCCCGCCGCTTCACCAGCCGTCGTGTACGGCATGGCTGGCTCAGCATCCCCACCGGCTTCCCGCGCACCGACGACCTCGACCCCGAGGGCGCCACGGACGACGGCGCCACAAGCGCCGGCCATGACCCGTTCGCCCTGCTGGGCTGGTGA
- the cas6e gene encoding type I-E CRISPR-associated protein Cas6/Cse3/CasE, which translates to MTYLSRIRINPLRAESRRLLSNPRALHGAVMGGVPGAADAERLLWRLDADDPHRPYLFVLTRSKPDWTHIVEQAGWPDADGEHAAVRDYAPLLDQIATGREFAFRLTANPVQNSASPVNPTAAQRSRLEAATDDQRVRGFRLAHRTAAAQLDWFLTRTERWGFAVPEARTDPPAPGTLPPPPDDAHARPESAPSAREVRITDRSRHSFAKNGRGPRVTFHTATFEGRLRVVDPDLFTARLLGGIGPSKAYGCGLLTLAPLPGNPRG; encoded by the coding sequence ATGACCTATCTATCCCGTATCAGGATCAATCCCCTCCGGGCGGAGAGCCGCCGACTGCTCTCGAACCCGCGCGCCCTGCACGGCGCGGTGATGGGAGGAGTGCCGGGCGCCGCCGATGCGGAACGACTGCTGTGGCGGCTCGACGCCGACGACCCGCACCGGCCGTACCTCTTCGTCCTCACCCGCTCCAAGCCCGACTGGACCCATATCGTCGAACAGGCGGGATGGCCGGACGCCGACGGTGAACACGCGGCCGTACGCGACTATGCACCGCTGCTCGACCAGATCGCGACGGGCCGGGAGTTCGCGTTCCGCCTGACGGCCAACCCCGTACAGAACTCCGCGTCCCCGGTGAATCCCACCGCGGCGCAACGCTCCCGCCTGGAAGCGGCGACCGACGATCAGCGGGTACGTGGCTTCCGGCTGGCCCACCGCACGGCCGCGGCCCAACTCGACTGGTTCCTGACGCGCACCGAGCGCTGGGGCTTCGCCGTCCCCGAGGCCCGTACCGACCCACCGGCGCCCGGAACCCTCCCACCACCGCCCGACGACGCCCACGCCCGGCCCGAGTCGGCCCCCTCGGCCCGGGAGGTCCGCATCACCGACCGCAGCCGCCACTCCTTCGCCAAGAACGGCCGCGGCCCACGGGTCACCTTCCACACGGCGACCTTCGAGGGCCGTCTACGCGTTGTCGACCCCGATCTCTTCACGGCCCGACTCCTCGGAGGCATCGGCCCATCGAAGGCGTACGGCTGCGGCCTGCTCACCTTGGCCCCGCTCCCTGGAAACCCCAGGGGCTGA
- the alaS gene encoding alanine--tRNA ligase, whose amino-acid sequence MRTAEVRTRFLDYFAERGHTVVPSAPLPTPDPTLLFVNAGMVPFKPYLTGTAEPPWPRATSVQKCIRTLDIEEVGKTTRHGSFFQMNGNFSFGDYFKEQAIAYAWELSTKPLTDGGYGLDPDRIWVTVHHSDGDARGLWRQLAGLPDERIVARGDEDNFWSMGVPGPCGPCSELYYDRGPALGREGGPEVDEDRYMEFWNLVFMQYERGEGPGKSGYPILGELPRRNIDTGMGLERMATLLQGVDNLYEIDETRPILNRAAELAGVRYGADEQADVRLRVVADHVRTALMLLTDGTTPGNEGRGYVLRRILRRAVRSMRQLGYEDRALPELLPAARDCMAASYPEVAEVYERSADQADAEEDAFRATLRQGTTVLDTAVAAVKDSGGRSLPGAQAFLLHDTYGFPIDLTLEMAAEQGIEVDREGFTALMAAQRERARADARARKGAAPLDTAALRAVLDEHGPTDWQAWSTLTTDSRVLAVLGPDGPVKAARAGAVVTVLLDRTPFYAESGGQESDAGRLTGASVEADVLDVQRPLPGLVAHQVRVTAGDLAPGDTLRAAVDADWRLGARQAHSGTHVLHAALREVLGPTALQSGSYNRPGYLRLDFPWRGGLSPLVRGDIEEAANRALRRDLPVGVEWMTLPEAKRKGALALFDETYGEKVRVVEIGGEWSRELCGGTHVERSSQIGVVSLTAESSVGAGMRRLEAVVGLEGFDYLARERDLVSRIAEQVPGPRAELPDRIEAILSRLKAADRENARLKREAALSRATDLAASAENLSGTLLATTFIDGTASDARDLSQAIRDALPRTEPSVAAVAARTEGKGILAVALNTRARELGLSAGTLVKAALRGRGGGSAESAQGGGVRADELDAVLAVLRTAVTEGTSTDE is encoded by the coding sequence GTGCGTACCGCTGAAGTCCGGACCCGCTTCCTCGACTACTTCGCCGAGCGCGGCCACACCGTCGTCCCCAGCGCACCCCTGCCCACACCCGACCCGACGCTGCTGTTCGTCAACGCGGGAATGGTCCCCTTCAAGCCCTATCTGACCGGAACGGCAGAGCCTCCCTGGCCGCGGGCGACGAGTGTGCAGAAGTGCATCCGCACCCTCGACATCGAGGAAGTCGGCAAGACCACCAGGCACGGTTCGTTCTTCCAGATGAACGGCAACTTCTCCTTCGGCGACTACTTCAAGGAACAGGCCATCGCCTACGCCTGGGAACTGTCGACGAAACCCCTCACCGACGGCGGGTACGGACTGGACCCCGACCGCATCTGGGTCACCGTGCACCACTCGGACGGCGATGCGCGCGGGCTGTGGCGGCAGCTCGCCGGGCTGCCCGACGAGCGGATCGTGGCCCGTGGCGACGAGGACAACTTCTGGTCCATGGGCGTCCCCGGCCCCTGCGGTCCCTGCTCGGAGCTGTACTACGACCGCGGCCCCGCACTCGGCCGTGAGGGCGGTCCTGAGGTCGACGAGGACCGGTACATGGAGTTCTGGAACCTTGTCTTCATGCAGTACGAACGCGGCGAGGGCCCCGGCAAGTCCGGCTATCCCATCCTCGGCGAACTGCCGCGCCGCAACATCGACACCGGCATGGGCCTGGAACGGATGGCGACCCTCCTCCAGGGCGTCGACAACCTCTACGAGATCGACGAGACCCGCCCGATCCTGAACCGGGCGGCGGAACTCGCGGGCGTACGGTACGGGGCCGATGAACAGGCCGATGTACGGCTGCGCGTGGTCGCCGATCACGTCCGCACCGCCCTGATGCTCCTCACCGACGGCACCACCCCAGGCAACGAGGGCCGGGGCTATGTCCTGCGCCGCATCCTGCGGCGGGCGGTGCGTTCGATGCGTCAGCTGGGTTACGAGGACCGGGCGCTGCCGGAACTGCTGCCGGCGGCCCGGGACTGCATGGCGGCGAGCTATCCCGAGGTCGCCGAGGTGTACGAGCGCAGCGCGGACCAGGCAGACGCGGAGGAGGACGCGTTCCGGGCCACCCTGCGACAGGGCACGACGGTGCTGGACACGGCGGTGGCGGCGGTGAAGGACAGCGGCGGGCGCTCACTGCCCGGCGCACAGGCGTTCCTGCTGCACGACACCTACGGGTTCCCCATCGACCTCACCCTGGAGATGGCGGCCGAGCAGGGCATCGAAGTCGACCGCGAGGGCTTCACGGCCTTGATGGCGGCCCAACGCGAACGGGCCCGCGCGGACGCCCGCGCCCGCAAGGGCGCCGCCCCGCTGGACACGGCGGCCCTCCGCGCCGTCCTGGACGAACACGGCCCCACCGACTGGCAGGCGTGGTCCACGCTGACCACGGACTCCCGGGTGCTGGCGGTGCTGGGGCCCGACGGCCCGGTGAAGGCGGCCAGGGCCGGTGCGGTGGTGACCGTACTCCTCGACCGCACCCCCTTCTACGCCGAGTCGGGCGGGCAGGAGAGCGACGCCGGCCGGCTGACGGGGGCCTCGGTCGAGGCGGACGTGCTGGACGTCCAACGTCCGTTGCCCGGTCTGGTCGCCCACCAGGTCCGAGTCACCGCGGGCGACCTCGCCCCGGGCGACACCCTGCGCGCGGCCGTCGACGCCGATTGGCGCCTGGGCGCCCGCCAAGCCCACTCGGGTACGCACGTGCTGCACGCCGCACTGCGCGAAGTCCTCGGCCCGACCGCGCTCCAGTCCGGCTCGTACAACCGCCCCGGCTATCTCCGTCTCGACTTCCCCTGGCGCGGCGGGCTGTCACCCCTCGTACGCGGTGACATCGAGGAGGCGGCCAACCGAGCGCTCAGGCGCGACCTGCCGGTGGGCGTGGAGTGGATGACCCTGCCGGAGGCCAAACGAAAGGGCGCGCTGGCGCTGTTCGACGAGACGTACGGGGAGAAGGTGCGGGTCGTCGAGATCGGCGGCGAGTGGTCGCGGGAGCTGTGCGGCGGTACCCATGTGGAACGGTCGTCACAGATCGGGGTGGTGTCGCTGACCGCGGAATCGTCGGTGGGGGCGGGGATGCGCCGGCTGGAAGCGGTGGTGGGCTTGGAGGGCTTCGACTATCTGGCCCGCGAACGCGACCTGGTCAGCCGCATCGCCGAACAGGTCCCGGGCCCGCGCGCCGAACTCCCGGACCGGATCGAGGCCATCCTGTCCCGTCTCAAGGCAGCGGACCGTGAGAACGCCCGCCTGAAGCGGGAGGCGGCACTGTCCCGCGCAACCGACCTGGCCGCATCCGCCGAGAACCTCTCCGGCACCCTGCTCGCCACCACCTTCATCGACGGCACGGCCTCGGACGCCCGCGACCTGTCGCAGGCGATCCGCGATGCCCTGCCGCGCACCGAACCGTCAGTGGCGGCGGTGGCGGCCCGTACGGAGGGCAAGGGCATCCTGGCGGTGGCTCTCAACACCCGCGCCCGCGAACTGGGCCTCTCGGCGGGCACTCTGGTGAAGGCGGCACTACGGGGTCGGGGCGGCGGCTCGGCGGAATCCGCCCAGGGGGGCGGGGTGCGGGCGGACGAACTGGACGCGGTGCTGGCGGTGTTGCGCACGGCGGTGACGGAGGGCACCTCGACGGACGAGTAA
- a CDS encoding GNAT family N-acetyltransferase — MLAPLTGRDPGFRYALAFDTDGSTVGFATAWTAPEAFPMGRCYPQVHTALGPVRTGAWLCGAIEVDELAVVRRARGRGVARALLDTVTADAPDGRSWLLTSVRAADALRFYRRAGWRQVTHPAPDGRSVAVFLGPRHPANTPH; from the coding sequence CTGTTAGCTCCTCTTACTGGCAGAGATCCCGGATTCCGCTACGCACTGGCCTTCGACACCGACGGATCGACGGTGGGGTTCGCCACCGCCTGGACCGCACCGGAAGCCTTCCCCATGGGCCGCTGCTATCCGCAGGTGCACACTGCGCTGGGACCGGTGCGCACCGGCGCGTGGCTGTGCGGTGCGATCGAGGTCGATGAACTCGCCGTGGTCCGGCGTGCGCGTGGCCGCGGCGTGGCGCGAGCACTGCTGGATACGGTGACGGCGGACGCGCCGGACGGCAGGAGTTGGCTGCTGACGTCCGTACGCGCCGCCGACGCCCTGCGTTTCTACCGGCGCGCAGGATGGCGGCAGGTCACCCATCCCGCGCCCGATGGCAGGAGCGTGGCGGTCTTCCTCGGTCCGCGCCACCCGGCCAACACCCCCCACTGA
- a CDS encoding IS5 family transposase (programmed frameshift), whose protein sequence is MGKGNGPPWVVSDDLWMRVEPLLPVRQRRSCNPGRLPLDDRGCLQGILFVLHTGIQWEWLPQELGFGSGMTCWRRLRDWHEAGVWDRLHQLLLTELHRAGKLDWSRAVIDGSHRQARRGGPKTGPSPVDRARPGSKHHIITDAVGTPLAITLTGGNRHDVTQLLPLLDAIPRIRGTTGRPRHRPRQLFADRGYDYDKYRRLLWKRGIKPVIARRGVPHGSGLGTVRWVVERTNAWIHGFRRLRIRWDIRDDIHEAFLKLACCVITYRRVQALC, encoded by the exons ATGGGGAAGGGGAATGGTCCGCCGTGGGTGGTGTCGGACGACCTGTGGATGCGGGTCGAGCCGCTGCTGCCGGTCAGGCAGCGCCGGTCGTGCAACCCGGGGCGGCTGCCGCTTGATGACCGCGGTTGCCTGCAGGGCATCTTGTTCGTGCTGCACACCGGGATCCAGTGGGAGTGGCTGCCGCAGGAGCTCGGGTTCGGCTCCGGAATGACGTGCTGGCGGAGGCTGCGGGACTGGCACGAGGCCGGTGTCTGGGACCGGCTGCACCAGCTGCTTCTCACCGAACTGCATCGCGCGGGGAAGCTGGACTGGTCCCGGGCGGTGATCGACGGCTCGCACCGCCAAGCCCGTCGGGGCGGCC CCAAAACCGGGCCGAGCCCGGTCGACCGCGCCCGGCCCGGCTCGAAGCACCACATCATCACCGATGCCGTCGGCACACCGCTTGCCATCACCCTGACCGGCGGAAACCGCCACGACGTCACCCAGCTACTGCCCCTACTCGACGCGATCCCCCGCATCCGCGGGACCACCGGCCGGCCACGCCACCGTCCCCGGCAGCTGTTCGCCGACCGAGGCTACGACTACGACAAGTACCGCCGACTGCTGTGGAAGCGCGGCATCAAACCAGTCATCGCTCGCCGGGGCGTGCCCCACGGCTCCGGCCTAGGCACTGTTCGGTGGGTCGTCGAGCGCACGAACGCTTGGATTCATGGCTTCCGACGGCTACGGATCCGCTGGGACATCCGCGACGACATCCACGAAGCGTTCCTGAAACTCGCCTGCTGCGTGATCACCTACAGACGAGTCCAGGCATTGTGTTAG
- the cbiE gene encoding precorrin-6y C5,15-methyltransferase (decarboxylating) subunit CbiE, which yields MTSAADDASSVHPPAVTVVGIGADGWEGLPEASRTALLGAEVLIGGPRQLELLPPDCAGERVAWPSPLRPAVAGLLAAHRGRAIVVLASGDPMFYGIGRALTEELGGAALDGGPEGSRGGSPGGLRVLPHPSSVSYACARLGWPLEDTEVITAVGRPVARLAAALHHGRRLLVLSAGAHTPDEVAHLLREHGYGPSPMRVLARLGGPSESSTTATADTWTHSLADALNIVAVECVRAPDTPHIGAVPGLPDDVYEHDGQLTKRHVRAATLGALAPAPGELLWDIGGGSGSIAIEWMRTHPSCQAITIERDPVRAERIGRNADRLGVPALRVVTGRAPATLADLPVPDAIFIGGGLTAPGLLDACWEALPEGGRLVANTVTLESEALLADRYRRHGGELVRLAVAHAVPVGGFTGWRQAMPVTQWTVTKPSSVMGDHR from the coding sequence GTGACATCAGCAGCCGACGACGCCTCCTCCGTGCACCCGCCCGCGGTCACCGTGGTCGGCATCGGAGCCGACGGTTGGGAAGGGCTGCCCGAGGCATCGCGCACCGCGCTCCTCGGGGCCGAGGTGCTGATCGGCGGCCCGCGTCAACTGGAACTGCTGCCACCGGACTGCGCCGGCGAACGGGTCGCCTGGCCCTCCCCGCTGCGCCCGGCCGTCGCCGGGCTGCTCGCTGCCCACCGCGGGCGCGCGATCGTGGTCCTGGCCAGCGGCGACCCCATGTTCTACGGGATCGGGCGCGCGCTCACCGAGGAGTTGGGCGGCGCCGCACTGGACGGAGGTCCGGAAGGAAGTCGGGGCGGAAGCCCGGGTGGACTGCGGGTCCTGCCGCACCCTTCGTCCGTGTCGTACGCGTGCGCCCGACTCGGCTGGCCACTGGAGGACACCGAGGTCATCACCGCCGTCGGCCGTCCCGTTGCGCGGCTCGCCGCCGCACTGCACCACGGACGCCGACTGCTGGTGCTCAGCGCCGGGGCACACACCCCCGACGAGGTCGCGCACCTGCTGCGCGAACACGGCTACGGACCGAGCCCGATGCGGGTACTCGCCCGACTCGGCGGCCCGTCCGAGTCATCGACCACCGCGACCGCCGACACCTGGACCCACTCGCTCGCGGACGCCCTCAACATCGTGGCCGTCGAATGCGTCCGCGCGCCGGACACCCCGCACATCGGAGCCGTACCCGGCCTGCCCGACGACGTCTACGAACACGACGGCCAGCTCACCAAGCGCCATGTCCGCGCGGCCACACTCGGCGCACTCGCGCCCGCGCCCGGTGAACTGCTGTGGGACATCGGCGGTGGTTCCGGATCGATCGCCATCGAGTGGATGCGTACCCACCCGTCCTGCCAGGCGATCACCATCGAACGCGACCCCGTACGCGCCGAACGCATCGGCCGCAACGCCGATCGGCTGGGGGTGCCCGCCCTGCGCGTGGTCACCGGCCGAGCCCCAGCGACGCTGGCGGACCTGCCCGTGCCCGACGCCATCTTCATCGGCGGCGGACTGACCGCACCCGGCCTGCTCGACGCCTGTTGGGAAGCACTGCCAGAGGGCGGGCGGCTCGTCGCCAACACGGTGACACTGGAATCGGAGGCGCTGCTCGCCGACCGCTACCGGCGCCACGGCGGCGAACTCGTCCGGCTCGCGGTCGCCCACGCCGTACCCGTCGGCGGCTTCACCGGCTGGCGCCAGGCCATGCCGGTCACGCAATGGACCGTCACCAAACCCTCATCCGTCATGGGAGACCACAGATGA